Proteins found in one Alicyclobacillus cycloheptanicus genomic segment:
- a CDS encoding spore germination protein, translating to MGFFSVNKRPIKPLLRRRQVHASLPTEVQTEAQAEARSDIRPAGSGNASSDAGTSRQPPADPLPLYRDVSANEAVLRAVFHNCTDVVFRTVWVDDVHRLLLVYIDGVVDQKRLEDEILRPLIYEFVPAYPLMTSLHHAIRAQLLPIAQTSTVSSIHEVVDNIVKCNSVILSDGEDVALVLGNKSWTGRGVEEPAAETVVRGPREGFTETLRVNTSLIRRRIRNPKLKMEALVLGTVTYTDVVIAYIEGVAREDILNELRTRLGRIEIDSVLESGYVEGMIQDNPFSPFPQIQNTERPDVVAAALLDGRIAILVDGTPFVLLLPMTFWMSLEASEDYYERFLYANAIRVVRMIFLLMSLFFPSLYVAVTTFHPQMLPTQLLLTFASAREPSPLPAVVEALIMEFTFEGLREAGVRLPRAVGSAISIVGALVIGQAAVQAGIVSAPIVIVVASTGIASFAIPRYSFSIPFRMLRFPLLILAGTLGFYGIAVGLIAIMIHVVSLRSFGVPYFSPIAPFNARSAKNLVVRPPIWTMHRRSDKLTGGKSKRMPKGQGPRKPRERVE from the coding sequence TTGGGGTTCTTTTCCGTGAACAAGCGGCCCATCAAACCGCTGCTGCGACGGCGGCAGGTCCATGCCAGTCTTCCAACCGAAGTACAAACAGAAGCACAGGCGGAGGCTCGTTCCGACATCCGTCCCGCCGGTTCCGGCAACGCATCATCGGACGCTGGTACGAGCCGTCAACCGCCCGCTGACCCGCTTCCGCTGTACCGCGACGTGAGCGCCAATGAAGCCGTTTTGCGCGCGGTATTCCACAATTGTACAGATGTCGTCTTTCGAACGGTCTGGGTGGATGACGTGCACAGGCTGCTTTTGGTCTACATTGACGGTGTGGTCGACCAGAAACGCCTGGAGGACGAAATTCTGCGTCCGCTCATCTACGAGTTTGTCCCGGCCTATCCCCTGATGACTAGCCTGCACCACGCCATTCGTGCACAGCTGCTCCCCATCGCTCAAACGAGCACCGTGTCGTCCATCCACGAGGTGGTGGACAACATTGTCAAGTGCAACTCGGTCATCCTGTCGGATGGTGAGGACGTGGCCCTGGTCCTCGGCAACAAGTCGTGGACCGGGCGAGGGGTGGAAGAGCCGGCGGCGGAGACGGTGGTACGCGGGCCGCGCGAAGGGTTTACGGAGACCCTGCGGGTCAACACCAGCTTGATTCGGCGCCGGATCCGCAACCCGAAGCTGAAAATGGAAGCGCTGGTACTTGGCACGGTGACCTATACTGATGTCGTCATCGCGTACATCGAAGGGGTCGCCCGGGAAGATATTCTCAACGAACTGCGCACCCGACTGGGTCGCATTGAAATCGATTCTGTCCTCGAATCAGGCTATGTGGAAGGGATGATTCAGGACAATCCGTTCTCTCCCTTTCCACAAATCCAGAACACCGAACGACCAGACGTCGTTGCGGCGGCGCTGCTCGACGGCCGCATCGCGATTCTGGTCGACGGCACGCCCTTTGTGCTGCTCCTGCCCATGACTTTTTGGATGTCGCTCGAAGCCTCGGAGGACTACTACGAGCGGTTCTTGTACGCCAACGCCATTCGGGTTGTGCGGATGATTTTCCTGCTCATGTCCTTGTTCTTTCCGTCTCTCTACGTCGCAGTCACGACGTTTCACCCGCAGATGCTGCCCACGCAGCTGCTGCTGACCTTTGCGTCTGCCCGCGAGCCGAGTCCGCTGCCGGCGGTGGTCGAAGCGCTCATTATGGAGTTCACCTTCGAGGGACTGCGAGAAGCGGGTGTGCGTCTGCCCCGGGCGGTCGGTTCCGCAATCAGCATCGTGGGCGCGCTGGTCATTGGCCAAGCCGCTGTCCAGGCAGGGATTGTATCGGCGCCGATTGTCATCGTCGTTGCATCGACCGGAATTGCCTCCTTTGCCATCCCGCGCTACAGCTTTAGCATTCCGTTTCGAATGCTCCGCTTTCCATTATTGATATTGGCCGGAACATTGGGCTTTTACGGAATCGCAGTCGGGCTGATTGCCATCATGATTCACGTGGTGTCCCTGCGGTCGTTTGGCGTGCCTTACTTTTCGCCGATTGCCCCGTTCAACGCCCGCTCCGCCAAAAACCTGGTCGTTCGGCCCCCGATTTGGACCATGCACAGGCGCTCAGACAAGCTGACCGGCGGCAAATCCAAACGGATGCCCAAAGGCCAAGGCCCCCGCAAACCAAGGGAGCGTGTCGAGTGA
- a CDS encoding Ger(x)C family spore germination protein has product MNRRCLRFILLLLIPMLATGCWDRTELSDLAFKMGLAMDKASDGQYIATAQIAVPSQLAGNPSGMGGGGQDKGYYVVSGVGQDTRDAILDMQNKLSRRVHAGQRRAIFVGERLAKEGMNTILDANTRDPETRLRTDLFIVKGGEGRDILNIYYPFERVPVMGTTKMHRVIGGTADTEFRDFLMDVFDDSTAPTLPVIEEYQDAEQQSGAFRFGGRAIFNKQERLIGYLNPDEGAYRSWIRGKLRYYVVTVPVPGPEGQSQEDNQITQHISVNLTHLKRRVRTVVQDHQVTIDVSLTAHGDVRENTSALDLGKPENLAQTESLLNQYVNAQVQGLVEKCQQQYDADIFAFGTAVHRQHPVAWKQMKGQWPEEFPKARVIVRANIKIKRIGLVTSMIDTNEVSAQ; this is encoded by the coding sequence GTGAACAGGCGCTGTTTACGTTTCATTCTGCTGCTGCTCATTCCCATGCTGGCGACCGGCTGCTGGGACCGAACGGAACTGAGCGATCTCGCCTTCAAGATGGGCCTCGCGATGGACAAGGCGTCCGACGGTCAGTACATTGCGACGGCGCAAATTGCGGTGCCGTCCCAGCTCGCAGGGAACCCTTCCGGAATGGGCGGAGGCGGGCAGGACAAAGGCTATTACGTTGTGTCGGGAGTGGGCCAGGACACACGCGACGCCATTTTGGACATGCAAAACAAGCTGTCGCGGCGCGTGCATGCGGGGCAGCGGCGGGCGATTTTCGTCGGAGAGCGCCTCGCAAAGGAAGGGATGAACACGATTCTGGATGCCAACACGCGCGACCCAGAGACCCGTCTGCGCACCGATTTGTTCATTGTGAAAGGCGGAGAAGGGCGCGACATCCTCAATATCTACTATCCATTCGAACGTGTGCCCGTGATGGGGACCACGAAAATGCACCGCGTCATTGGGGGTACGGCAGATACAGAGTTCAGAGATTTCCTGATGGACGTGTTCGATGATTCCACCGCCCCCACGCTGCCGGTGATTGAGGAATACCAGGACGCGGAACAACAAAGCGGCGCCTTTCGGTTCGGCGGGCGCGCCATCTTCAACAAGCAAGAGCGGCTGATTGGTTATCTGAATCCTGACGAGGGAGCGTATCGCTCCTGGATTCGGGGAAAACTCAGATACTACGTGGTCACCGTTCCAGTTCCTGGACCGGAGGGGCAAAGCCAGGAAGACAACCAAATTACGCAGCACATCAGTGTGAATCTGACGCACCTGAAACGGCGCGTTCGGACCGTCGTTCAGGACCATCAGGTGACGATTGATGTCTCGTTGACGGCACACGGTGACGTACGTGAAAACACAAGCGCGCTGGACCTCGGAAAGCCTGAGAATCTCGCGCAGACGGAAAGCCTTTTAAATCAATATGTGAATGCGCAGGTGCAAGGACTGGTGGAAAAGTGTCAGCAGCAGTATGACGCCGATATATTCGCGTTCGGGACAGCCGTCCACCGCCAACATCCGGTCGCGTGGAAACAAATGAAAGGTCAGTGGCCAGAGGAATTCCCGAAGGCCCGTGTGATTGTGCGCGCCAACATCAAAATCAAGCGCATTGGGCTGGTGACGTCCATGATTGACACAAACGAGGTGTCCGCACAGTGA
- a CDS encoding GerAB/ArcD/ProY family transporter produces the protein MNIKVSVWQLICLVFSFQIGLSLLLSLTPAVQFAKQDAWISVVLAALGTIAMTFVCYQVSAMYPDKTIVQFSQLILGKWLGKFIMIPYFVMWFAVSGMVMRQFSDFVHVTMFTYTPLWALIIPFVLLGAYAIYKGGYEVLARCSEIIGPLVVVVFFTAVILDVPNMDPSNLLPIYTDTGWLNILKGSLPVLSFFGELVLMLMTLPLLQEPKSAFWAISTAGGVTALLVLIAVLVEIMTFGPNLTARMLFPTFEIARYISVMEFVQNLDVIVVLVWFLTYFVKLASYFFFLCFGITQWLNLKDWRSPIYVVAPLTTIVAMLPASFTTATVSFLNQFWIPLVLPINMIGIPLGLWIIAIIRKRSVQHAHQEEHLG, from the coding sequence GTGAATATCAAAGTGTCCGTTTGGCAGCTCATTTGCCTCGTCTTCTCGTTTCAAATTGGCCTGTCTCTGCTCCTGTCCTTGACGCCAGCCGTCCAGTTCGCCAAACAAGATGCGTGGATTTCCGTCGTCCTCGCAGCCCTTGGAACCATCGCGATGACGTTCGTCTGTTATCAGGTCAGTGCGATGTACCCCGACAAAACCATTGTCCAGTTCAGCCAGCTCATTCTTGGCAAGTGGCTCGGGAAATTCATCATGATTCCCTACTTTGTCATGTGGTTTGCTGTCTCCGGCATGGTGATGCGCCAGTTCTCGGACTTTGTCCACGTCACCATGTTCACCTACACCCCGCTGTGGGCACTCATCATCCCATTCGTTCTGCTCGGCGCCTACGCGATCTACAAGGGCGGATACGAAGTGCTGGCGAGATGCAGTGAAATCATCGGTCCCCTGGTCGTCGTCGTTTTTTTCACCGCGGTGATTTTGGATGTGCCGAATATGGACCCGAGCAATCTACTGCCCATCTACACCGACACCGGATGGTTGAACATCCTGAAAGGGAGCTTGCCGGTTCTCTCTTTCTTCGGTGAACTCGTGCTGATGTTAATGACCCTCCCCTTGCTGCAAGAACCAAAAAGCGCCTTCTGGGCCATTTCCACAGCCGGTGGTGTCACCGCCCTGCTCGTGCTCATCGCTGTGCTGGTGGAAATTATGACATTTGGTCCAAACCTGACGGCCCGCATGCTGTTCCCGACGTTTGAAATCGCCCGCTACATTTCGGTGATGGAATTCGTCCAGAACCTGGACGTCATTGTGGTGCTGGTGTGGTTCCTCACCTACTTCGTCAAACTGGCGTCGTATTTTTTCTTTCTCTGTTTTGGCATTACCCAGTGGCTGAATTTGAAAGATTGGCGAAGCCCCATCTACGTGGTCGCACCGCTCACAACCATCGTCGCGATGTTGCCCGCCAGTTTTACGACCGCCACCGTCAGCTTTCTGAACCAATTTTGGATTCCCCTCGTGCTGCCCATCAACATGATCGGGATCCCCCTGGGGTTGTGGATCATCGCCATCATCCGGAAAAGGAGTGTCCAACATGCACATCAAGAAGAACATCTTGGATGA
- a CDS encoding MFS transporter: MHIKKNILDDAKFSGFHVRLTIYSSGGPFLDGYILSIIAIAFIQITPQLHLNTTWSGLIGASALIGIFIGGFMGYFTDKFGRQLMYTLDFILLIVASILQFFVQTGWELFLIRLILGISVGADYPIATSLLAEFSPKKQRGAMLGVTLVAYYIGSTVAYIVGQLMLRIGPDAWRWILASSAVPAIILVLLRMGTPESPRWLLQKGRQAEAEQVLKQVYGPSASLDDLAVPGTPSGQTSYFRLFGPGYLKRTLYVGLFYMAAVAPLFAMLTFGPQMLASYHLFQGAAGYGAAIISALFLVGCIPALFLVNRMGRRLMIIVSFAGMTVGVLLLGLFPRGPLALILLGFVVYAMFSGGPNVMEWLAPNELFPTEVRGTAVGITTCISRFGAVFGTYLFPWGLSRFGIGPTMLVAAAVTFGGFIVCVLLAPETTNKSLYAASRPSRPGRRNKNPAP; this comes from the coding sequence ATGCACATCAAGAAGAACATCTTGGATGATGCAAAGTTCAGCGGATTTCACGTCCGGCTCACGATTTATTCGTCGGGCGGACCATTTTTGGATGGGTACATCCTCAGCATCATCGCCATCGCGTTCATTCAAATCACACCACAATTGCACCTGAACACAACCTGGAGCGGCCTGATTGGCGCTTCCGCGCTGATTGGCATCTTCATCGGGGGCTTCATGGGGTACTTCACGGACAAATTCGGCCGACAGTTGATGTACACCCTTGACTTTATCCTGTTGATTGTGGCGTCGATTTTACAGTTTTTCGTACAGACTGGCTGGGAACTGTTTCTCATTCGTCTGATTCTCGGCATCTCGGTCGGCGCCGACTACCCCATCGCCACCTCCCTGCTGGCGGAGTTTTCACCGAAGAAACAGCGCGGCGCGATGCTGGGCGTGACGCTGGTCGCCTATTACATTGGATCGACGGTCGCTTACATCGTCGGGCAGCTGATGCTCCGAATCGGCCCGGATGCCTGGCGCTGGATTCTCGCCAGCAGTGCGGTTCCTGCCATCATTTTGGTGCTGCTTCGAATGGGCACCCCCGAATCCCCGCGCTGGCTGCTGCAAAAGGGTCGGCAAGCGGAAGCCGAACAGGTGTTGAAACAAGTCTACGGCCCGAGCGCCTCGCTCGACGATCTCGCCGTGCCCGGCACGCCCAGCGGCCAGACGAGTTATTTTCGGCTCTTTGGACCTGGCTACCTGAAACGAACCCTGTATGTTGGTCTGTTTTACATGGCCGCGGTGGCCCCCCTCTTCGCCATGTTGACCTTTGGACCGCAGATGCTTGCGTCCTATCACCTGTTTCAAGGTGCAGCAGGCTACGGGGCGGCCATCATCAGTGCGCTCTTTCTCGTCGGGTGTATTCCCGCGCTGTTCCTGGTGAACCGGATGGGGCGACGTTTGATGATCATCGTCTCGTTCGCCGGCATGACGGTCGGCGTTCTCCTCCTCGGGCTGTTTCCGCGCGGTCCGCTCGCCCTCATCCTGCTTGGGTTTGTCGTGTATGCGATGTTTTCGGGCGGGCCCAACGTCATGGAGTGGCTGGCGCCCAATGAACTGTTTCCCACGGAGGTTCGCGGGACCGCCGTCGGCATCACCACGTGCATCAGCCGGTTTGGGGCTGTCTTCGGTACATACCTGTTTCCGTGGGGGCTGTCGCGGTTTGGCATCGGCCCCACCATGCTGGTCGCCGCTGCCGTGACCTTTGGCGGATTCATCGTGTGTGTCCTGCTGGCGCCGGAAACGACGAACAAATCGCTCTACGCAGCCAGCCGGCCGAGCCGGCCGGGCAGGCGCAATAAAAATCCGGCGCCGTAA
- a CDS encoding aldo/keto reductase, giving the protein MEHTTLGASGIQVSRVGLGTWAIGGWKWGGTDEQDSVQTILAALDMGINLIDTAPAYGNGRSEELVGKALAAYGRRDEVVIATKTGIEVLPNGEVRRNTSSSFIRRDLENSLRRLCTEYIDVYQVHWPDPLVPVEEVAEVLVQLRDEGKIRAIGVSNFSPEQMQAWLRVAPLDTDQPPYNLFERGIEADVLPFCRDNGVAVLAYGSLCRGLLTGKMSLETTFSGDDLRQTDPKFQPPRYEQYLRAVQRLSEIAGGYGKSVTELAVRWVLDQPGVSTALWGARRPSQLDPVRGVFGWHLSAADLQRIDDILQTVITDPVGPEFMAPPARETK; this is encoded by the coding sequence ATGGAGCATACAACCTTAGGTGCATCCGGCATCCAGGTCAGTCGAGTTGGATTGGGGACGTGGGCAATCGGCGGATGGAAGTGGGGCGGGACCGACGAGCAGGATTCCGTTCAGACCATCCTGGCCGCACTCGACATGGGCATCAATCTGATCGACACAGCGCCGGCTTATGGAAACGGCCGATCCGAGGAGCTGGTTGGGAAGGCGCTTGCTGCATATGGCCGGCGGGACGAGGTCGTGATCGCGACGAAGACAGGCATCGAAGTGCTTCCGAACGGCGAAGTGCGGCGCAACACGTCGAGCAGCTTCATTCGCAGGGACCTGGAAAACTCGCTCCGGCGGCTTTGCACCGAGTACATTGACGTGTACCAGGTGCATTGGCCGGATCCGCTGGTTCCGGTGGAAGAAGTGGCAGAGGTGCTGGTTCAACTGCGCGACGAAGGGAAAATCCGCGCCATCGGCGTCAGCAACTTTTCTCCGGAACAAATGCAGGCATGGCTGCGTGTGGCGCCGCTTGACACAGACCAGCCGCCGTACAATTTGTTCGAGCGCGGCATTGAAGCCGACGTACTGCCATTCTGCAGGGACAACGGCGTCGCGGTGCTCGCCTATGGAAGCCTCTGTCGAGGGTTGCTGACGGGCAAAATGTCGCTTGAGACGACCTTCAGCGGTGATGATTTACGCCAGACGGACCCGAAATTTCAGCCGCCGCGCTATGAACAGTATTTACGGGCCGTGCAGCGGCTGTCGGAGATTGCCGGCGGTTATGGAAAGTCCGTGACAGAGCTCGCCGTACGCTGGGTGCTCGACCAGCCCGGGGTTTCGACTGCGCTGTGGGGGGCTCGCCGCCCCAGTCAGCTTGATCCCGTCCGGGGTGTGTTTGGGTGGCACCTCAGCGCGGCAGACCTGCAGCGAATCGATGACATCCTGCAAACGGTCATCACCGACCCGGTCGGTCCAGAGTTCATGGCTCCGCCCGCACGCGAAACGAAGTGA
- a CDS encoding acyltransferase family protein: protein MPEPGKGRGRYMGGLDGLRAFAVLAVVAYHLNLSFAPGGLLGVGVFFVLSGYLITDLLRNEWDTHGRIRLKDFWVRRARRLLPALLLMLLVVVSFVTLFDRSQLATLRGDLIASLLYVSNWWLIFHKVSYFASFGPPSPLGHLWSLAVEEQFYLIWPLLLGFGIRFLPNRMWLVTLTLTAAAVSSLAMAVIYQPGTDPSRVYYGTDTRAFALLVGAALALAWPSRQLSAEISRIKLHILDILGGTGVLVMLYMMLQTNEYEEFLYRGGLLLLSIVTAVVVAALAHPASKLGKLFNLKPLRWLGVRSYGIYLWHYPVIVLTTPTLAGSHVNALRAALQVLASIALAALSWRFVEEPIRRGNARQRAHYRRLARKASRRWVDTTWLPPVTAALAVVVCVSMVELVPTAHADAVATTVTAIGPDHTTGPDHTTGPDHTTGPDHTTGPDHAVAPDQTRARQNQRPPDSTSRPGVNSAGGTSGSQTKSSRRPISNPVKTAGTNPPSKAAASPTPQSGVGITAIGDSVMIDAAPYLEKLLPGIIVDAQIGRQANQAPGVIAELKSKGDLGSRVIVELGTNGPFTKEQLVSLLQSLGPVKQIILVNTRVPRPWESDVNHTLAQVAAAYPHTTLVDWYAASAEHSSYFYPDGVHLNPTGAKFYASLLAKAVDTPSSGGVN from the coding sequence GTGCCTGAACCAGGAAAAGGTCGTGGGCGGTATATGGGGGGATTGGACGGGCTGCGAGCATTCGCTGTGCTGGCCGTTGTCGCCTATCACCTCAACCTCAGCTTTGCACCCGGGGGACTCCTCGGTGTCGGCGTGTTTTTCGTTTTGTCCGGTTACTTAATCACCGACCTCTTACGGAATGAGTGGGACACCCATGGGCGCATTCGCTTGAAGGATTTTTGGGTGCGGCGCGCGCGAAGGCTGCTGCCCGCCCTGCTCCTCATGCTGCTAGTCGTTGTGAGCTTCGTCACGCTGTTTGACCGCTCGCAGCTCGCCACGCTGCGCGGGGACCTCATCGCCTCGCTGCTGTATGTCAGCAACTGGTGGTTGATCTTTCATAAAGTGTCCTACTTTGCGAGTTTCGGACCGCCCTCTCCCCTGGGGCATCTCTGGTCGCTGGCGGTAGAAGAACAATTCTATTTGATTTGGCCGCTGCTGCTGGGCTTTGGCATACGATTCTTGCCCAACCGAATGTGGCTTGTCACGCTGACGCTCACAGCGGCCGCGGTCTCTTCACTCGCCATGGCGGTGATCTATCAGCCAGGCACTGACCCCAGTCGTGTTTATTACGGCACAGATACGCGTGCATTCGCCCTGTTGGTGGGCGCCGCACTCGCGTTGGCGTGGCCCAGTCGGCAGCTATCCGCCGAGATTTCCCGAATCAAGCTGCACATCCTCGACATCCTGGGCGGAACAGGCGTCCTGGTCATGCTGTACATGATGTTGCAGACCAACGAGTATGAGGAATTTCTCTACCGAGGCGGCCTGCTGCTGCTCTCCATCGTGACCGCCGTCGTCGTCGCTGCGCTTGCCCACCCGGCCAGCAAACTGGGCAAACTGTTCAACCTTAAGCCCCTTCGTTGGCTTGGCGTGCGTTCCTACGGCATCTACCTGTGGCACTATCCGGTGATTGTGTTAACCACCCCCACCCTGGCAGGCAGCCATGTCAACGCGCTGCGCGCCGCCTTGCAGGTCCTGGCGAGCATTGCGCTTGCAGCATTGTCTTGGCGGTTTGTGGAGGAACCCATCCGCCGCGGCAACGCACGGCAGCGCGCGCATTACAGACGTCTCGCGCGCAAGGCCAGCCGCAGATGGGTGGATACAACCTGGCTGCCCCCTGTCACAGCTGCCTTGGCGGTCGTGGTCTGCGTCAGCATGGTCGAACTCGTGCCGACAGCGCATGCGGACGCCGTAGCGACCACCGTAACCGCCATCGGCCCTGACCACACAACCGGCCCTGACCACACAACCGGCCCTGACCACACAACCGGCCCTGACCACACAACCGGCCCTGACCACGCGGTTGCTCCTGACCAAACACGGGCAAGGCAGAACCAACGTCCCCCCGATTCGACCAGCCGACCGGGGGTAAACTCGGCCGGCGGAACGTCGGGATCCCAGACGAAATCGTCCCGGCGGCCCATTTCCAATCCCGTGAAGACGGCTGGGACAAACCCTCCGTCCAAAGCGGCCGCTTCCCCAACGCCACAATCAGGCGTTGGCATCACGGCGATTGGCGATTCGGTGATGATTGACGCTGCGCCGTACTTGGAGAAACTGCTGCCCGGCATCATCGTAGATGCGCAGATTGGCCGACAGGCAAACCAAGCGCCCGGTGTGATTGCCGAGTTGAAATCAAAGGGAGACCTGGGCAGCCGTGTGATCGTTGAGCTGGGGACCAATGGCCCTTTTACCAAGGAGCAACTCGTGTCCCTGCTCCAATCTCTGGGGCCGGTCAAACAAATCATTCTCGTCAACACCCGCGTGCCCCGCCCTTGGGAAAGCGATGTGAACCACACGCTGGCGCAGGTTGCAGCCGCGTATCCACACACGACGCTGGTCGACTGGTATGCAGCCAGCGCGGAGCACTCGTCTTACTTTTACCCGGACGGTGTCCACTTGAACCCAACCGGCGCCAAGTTCTACGCCTCCCTGCTCGCCAAGGCCGTCGACACGCCCTCGTCCGGCGGCGTCAACTGA